One window of Novipirellula aureliae genomic DNA carries:
- a CDS encoding vWA domain-containing protein — protein MPFDHQTHTSRPWLAMLLRGSELFPALLMAVAVVLIARPQVLRVPEQDRVATHITVCMDVSGSMGISLEGQSRYEVAADAIESFTHAREGDAMGLTLFGSWPMRWVPLTKDLQAIRNALSFANPRNQPTGMGGTMIGSALQYCAGNMQREGMRLDGVNEGPQNADQWKQQQAAEQLFRPASMKSSGATTGFAKPAPTDRLLILVSDGMSSDLNGQEQIDDVSRQLNDVGITMYHIHIGNDAIPSAVSTIARETGGDAFLATNSDGLRMIFSHIDQMQPARFQPTASVPVDYFEPFVFIAAIGLLLYAISLLKWRYTPW, from the coding sequence ATGCCGTTTGATCATCAAACGCATACCTCACGTCCTTGGTTGGCGATGCTACTTCGTGGATCCGAGTTGTTTCCGGCATTGTTGATGGCGGTTGCGGTGGTGTTGATTGCGCGACCACAAGTGCTGCGAGTACCGGAGCAAGATCGAGTGGCAACCCACATCACCGTTTGCATGGATGTTTCGGGTAGCATGGGGATCAGCCTCGAAGGTCAGAGTCGGTACGAGGTCGCAGCCGATGCGATCGAGTCGTTTACCCATGCCCGAGAAGGTGACGCAATGGGCTTGACACTTTTTGGGTCATGGCCAATGCGATGGGTTCCTTTGACAAAAGATCTTCAGGCGATTCGCAATGCACTATCCTTTGCCAATCCTAGGAACCAACCAACAGGGATGGGAGGAACGATGATCGGCTCGGCACTTCAGTACTGCGCGGGAAATATGCAACGCGAGGGGATGCGTCTCGACGGCGTCAATGAAGGCCCACAAAACGCTGACCAATGGAAGCAACAACAAGCGGCAGAGCAATTGTTTCGACCAGCTTCGATGAAAAGCAGTGGAGCCACGACTGGTTTTGCCAAGCCCGCGCCGACCGATCGGCTGTTGATCTTGGTGTCGGACGGAATGAGTAGCGACTTAAATGGCCAAGAGCAGATTGACGACGTTTCTCGGCAATTGAATGACGTTGGGATCACGATGTATCACATTCATATCGGTAACGACGCGATCCCATCGGCAGTGTCTACCATTGCCCGCGAAACGGGCGGCGACGCTTTTTTGGCGACGAATTCGGATGGTTTGCGGATGATCTTCAGCCACATTGACCAAATGCAGCCAGCACGTTTTCAACCGACCGCATCGGTGCCGGTCGACTACTTTGAACCGTTCGTTTTCATCGCCGCAATCGGGTTGTTGCTTTATGCCATAAGCTTGTTGAAGTGGAGGTACACACCATGGTAG
- a CDS encoding RimK family alpha-L-glutamate ligase, which yields MKLGILSCSPNCYSTRRLREAAEGRGHDVKVLNTLRFSIDLKQGEPDLYFRSKLLSDYDAVIPRIGASITYYGTAVVRQFEQMDVFTTNSSAGITNSRDKLRCLQILSRHHIGIPQTAFVREKRDVLPAIERVGGTPIIIKLLEGTQGVGVILAESVKTAEAIIETLQSTRQNVLVQKFVAESRGRDIRAFVVGDRVIAAMRRVAEGGEFRSNVHRGGRTESVILDEEYCETAVRSAQIMGLRVAGVDMLEGKDGPQVMEVNSSPGLEGIENCTQLDIAGAIVDYIAAQVDFSEIDVRQRLTVSRGYGVTEIHIPEGSEIIGKTIDESGLHERDINVLTLYRGTTVIPNPRLKRTLEPGDRLLCFGKLEAMRGMIPEKTRRKRRPKVKQLDTEIGAEGVDL from the coding sequence ATGAAGCTTGGAATCCTCTCCTGCAGCCCCAATTGCTATAGCACACGCCGTTTGAGAGAGGCGGCCGAAGGACGGGGGCATGATGTCAAGGTGCTCAACACGTTGCGTTTTTCGATCGATCTGAAACAAGGCGAACCCGATCTCTATTTTCGATCCAAACTGCTGAGCGATTACGATGCGGTAATTCCCCGGATCGGTGCGTCGATTACCTATTATGGCACCGCAGTGGTCCGCCAATTCGAGCAAATGGACGTGTTTACGACCAATTCGTCTGCTGGAATTACCAATTCACGAGACAAACTTCGTTGTTTGCAAATATTGAGTCGGCATCATATCGGGATTCCTCAAACGGCCTTCGTTCGCGAAAAACGTGACGTGCTGCCAGCGATTGAGCGAGTTGGCGGGACGCCGATCATCATCAAATTGCTCGAAGGCACGCAAGGCGTTGGCGTCATTTTGGCTGAATCGGTAAAGACCGCCGAAGCGATTATCGAAACCTTGCAAAGCACACGGCAAAACGTACTGGTGCAAAAATTTGTTGCCGAAAGTCGTGGCCGCGATATTCGTGCCTTTGTCGTCGGTGATCGTGTGATCGCGGCGATGAGGCGTGTTGCCGAAGGTGGCGAATTTCGCAGTAACGTGCACCGTGGTGGACGAACCGAATCCGTGATTCTCGACGAAGAATACTGCGAGACCGCCGTTCGCTCCGCGCAAATCATGGGACTACGCGTTGCTGGCGTCGATATGCTCGAGGGCAAAGATGGACCGCAGGTGATGGAGGTCAATTCCTCGCCCGGACTTGAGGGCATTGAGAACTGTACCCAGCTCGATATCGCGGGAGCGATCGTGGATTATATTGCTGCTCAAGTTGATTTTTCGGAAATCGACGTGAGACAACGGTTGACGGTTAGCCGCGGTTATGGAGTGACCGAAATCCATATTCCCGAAGGCTCCGAAATTATCGGTAAAACGATTGATGAATCAGGATTGCACGAACGCGACATCAATGTGTTGACACTTTACCGTGGCACCACCGTGATCCCCAATCCACGCTTGAAACGGACGCTCGAACCAGGTGACCGACTGCTTTGCTTTGGAAAACTCGAGGCAATGCGGGGCATGATTCCCGAAAAAACACGACGCAAACGACGTCCAAAAGTCAAACAACTCGATACCGAAATTGGTGCGGAAGGAGTCGATCTTTGA
- a CDS encoding alpha/beta hydrolase encodes MNGIRTQLRSWSRRYWNSFSFVGLVFATLFFAGSVTPSLLPRPYVVQGILSGFSLAIGYGVGVFFVWLWQFLELRQPTNKLNTWSKRVTTVIVSIVFVLFIRQSTAWQNSIRELMEMPPVETADPYRFFVIALVVAVLLVAVARSLILAGQVLSRRLGRYIPRRISIALSTLVVLTIAILVSNGLIAKGLLRSADQFFSKLDEVTDDGIEQPSDSLICGSPDSLVSWDIIGRRGKEFIVAGPTQESISEFTGKDAKRPVRVYVGMSTGLEDADKAKMALAELKRVGGFDRQVLIIATPTGTGWLDEGAVDPIEYLHNGDTAIVATQYSYLPSWMTILVEPMRARRSATLLFNEIYDYWTTLPAEERPELYLFGLSLGSFGSEGSAELISTFEDPIQGAVRSGPPFPSGEWASIVAARQEGTPIWMPKYRDSSMIRFTAQQNHLETDDRWGPIRDVYIQYASDPMVWFSPRLAWQRPEWLDHPRGPDVSPDLRWYPIVTFLQVGFDLPMATSVPIGYGHNYSPSNYIDAWFAVTQPDDWTDQELMRLKKHFMPE; translated from the coding sequence ATGAACGGAATCCGAACTCAGTTAAGATCGTGGTCCAGGCGTTATTGGAACTCCTTTTCATTCGTCGGCCTCGTTTTTGCAACGTTGTTTTTCGCTGGCTCGGTGACCCCTTCGCTGTTGCCACGCCCGTACGTGGTGCAAGGCATCCTGTCAGGGTTTTCGCTAGCGATTGGCTATGGGGTCGGCGTTTTCTTTGTCTGGCTTTGGCAATTTCTAGAGCTTCGTCAACCTACGAACAAGTTGAATACATGGTCGAAGCGAGTGACGACGGTGATCGTGTCGATCGTGTTTGTCTTGTTCATTCGCCAGAGCACTGCGTGGCAGAACTCGATCCGCGAGTTGATGGAGATGCCGCCCGTGGAAACGGCGGATCCCTATCGGTTCTTTGTCATTGCACTTGTTGTTGCTGTTTTGCTCGTCGCCGTTGCGAGATCGTTGATACTGGCTGGCCAGGTGTTGTCTCGACGTCTCGGGCGTTACATCCCACGTCGAATCTCGATCGCGCTCAGCACACTGGTGGTTTTGACGATCGCCATTCTGGTCTCGAACGGTTTAATTGCGAAAGGTTTACTAAGGTCCGCCGATCAATTCTTTTCGAAGCTTGACGAGGTGACCGATGACGGGATCGAACAACCGTCGGATTCGCTGATCTGCGGTAGTCCCGATTCTTTGGTTTCTTGGGATATCATTGGTCGTCGCGGAAAGGAATTCATTGTCGCTGGACCGACCCAGGAATCGATCTCCGAATTCACGGGGAAAGACGCCAAACGTCCCGTTCGAGTTTATGTCGGCATGAGCACGGGCTTAGAGGATGCGGACAAAGCGAAAATGGCATTGGCCGAGTTGAAACGTGTTGGCGGTTTTGATCGCCAGGTGTTAATCATTGCGACGCCAACCGGTACGGGGTGGCTCGATGAAGGTGCGGTTGATCCGATTGAGTATTTGCATAATGGGGATACCGCGATCGTCGCGACTCAGTATTCTTACCTGCCGAGTTGGATGACGATTTTGGTCGAACCGATGCGGGCACGCCGTTCAGCAACGCTGTTGTTTAACGAGATCTATGACTATTGGACAACGCTCCCCGCAGAGGAACGACCTGAATTGTACCTGTTCGGTTTGTCGCTGGGGTCGTTCGGTAGCGAAGGATCGGCTGAGTTAATCTCAACGTTCGAGGACCCGATACAGGGTGCGGTCCGCAGTGGTCCACCGTTCCCGAGCGGTGAATGGGCATCGATTGTTGCAGCACGCCAAGAAGGCACGCCGATTTGGATGCCGAAGTATCGCGATTCCTCGATGATTCGCTTTACGGCACAACAGAATCATTTGGAAACCGACGATCGTTGGGGGCCGATTCGAGACGTCTATATCCAATATGCAAGTGATCCGATGGTCTGGTTCTCGCCCCGCTTGGCTTGGCAACGCCCGGAATGGTTAGATCATCCGCGCGGTCCCGATGTGTCCCCAGACCTACGTTGGTATCCGATCGTCACTTTTTTGCAGGTAGGTTTTGACCTACCGATGGCGACGAGTGTGCCGATTGGCTATGGCCATAACTACAGCCCATCAAATTACATTGATGCTTGGTTCGCTGTGACGCAGCCCGATGATTGGACCGATCAAGAACTAATGCGTCTGAAAAAGCATTTCATGCCTGAATAA
- a CDS encoding DUF2786 domain-containing protein — MEFIWNDGGRSSSGYVGLAGDCVTRSIAIATGLSYRDVYRDLGVVSNKTPRNGVVTVHSSEYLAKLGWNYTPADGREFSSSWLPKGVVIVHLAMPKQRASGHFCTMVDHIIYDTWNPSEEEEYCVVGYWMHPSHDRETTAPIRSSNRKPDAEQEMTQKEFDKVLHRLRALDNTANNNASTDGEKRNALRMMQNLMLRHNLSREDITDEDNIDSVCFTRMACPVNGRRACQWEKSLACYLTREIFPMAMCYYGTKGHRTMLWFYGPRDDVQNCIALYRELLLTIATSARLRYGGHSRGSGASYAEGYVHGLPGYESPSDPAEEQVVSETALIHARTLAVHKAARDWLKLECGVSLASGRGYGRSQHDPAAASVGKQHGSKHDITANGTRKRIAN; from the coding sequence ATGGAATTTATTTGGAACGATGGAGGCCGCTCGAGTTCGGGGTATGTCGGGTTGGCGGGCGATTGTGTCACGCGATCGATCGCCATCGCGACGGGACTTAGCTATCGGGATGTTTATCGCGATCTTGGAGTCGTTTCCAATAAAACGCCTCGCAATGGAGTCGTCACCGTTCACTCGTCGGAGTACTTGGCAAAGCTGGGATGGAATTACACGCCGGCTGACGGACGAGAGTTTTCGAGTTCTTGGTTGCCCAAGGGGGTGGTTATCGTTCATTTAGCAATGCCGAAGCAGCGAGCGTCGGGTCACTTTTGCACAATGGTCGATCACATCATTTACGATACGTGGAACCCCAGCGAAGAGGAGGAGTATTGCGTGGTCGGCTATTGGATGCACCCGAGCCACGATCGCGAGACAACGGCGCCGATACGGTCATCGAATCGGAAGCCTGACGCCGAACAAGAGATGACGCAAAAAGAGTTCGATAAAGTTCTTCACCGTTTGCGAGCTCTCGACAATACCGCCAACAACAATGCAAGCACCGACGGCGAAAAGCGCAACGCGTTGCGAATGATGCAAAACTTGATGCTTCGACACAACTTGTCGCGTGAAGATATCACAGACGAGGATAATATCGATAGCGTTTGCTTTACTCGGATGGCATGTCCAGTAAACGGGCGGCGTGCTTGCCAATGGGAAAAAAGTTTGGCTTGTTATCTGACGCGCGAGATCTTTCCGATGGCGATGTGCTACTACGGGACAAAAGGCCATCGGACGATGCTGTGGTTCTACGGGCCTCGCGATGACGTCCAAAACTGCATCGCGTTATACCGTGAATTGCTGTTGACGATTGCGACGTCAGCCAGACTGCGATACGGCGGGCATTCTCGTGGGAGCGGAGCGTCGTATGCGGAAGGCTATGTACATGGTTTACCAGGCTATGAGTCACCATCGGACCCCGCCGAGGAACAAGTGGTTAGCGAAACGGCACTCATTCATGCCCGTACGTTAGCGGTTCACAAAGCGGCTCGCGATTGGTTGAAACTTGAATGCGGCGTCTCCCTAGCGAGTGGTCGTGGCTACGGCCGCAGCCAACACGATCCCGCTGCCGCCAGTGTCGGGAAGCAACACGGCTCGAAACATGATATTACAGCAAACGGCACGAGAAAGCGAATTGCGAATTAA
- a CDS encoding ATP-dependent zinc protease family protein, which translates to MHHSTNPADPSHLGQSVIGWREWVSLPDLAIRHVKAKIDTGARSSCLHAFNIEAFTRGGISMVRFEVHPNQRSELPVIACEAPIHDIRRVRSSSGIATKRFVILTKVHWLDATWEVDLTLADRSLMGFRMLIGREAVRGRVLVDPSQSYIGGRPRKKKKKN; encoded by the coding sequence GTGCATCATTCGACGAATCCAGCTGATCCGTCGCACCTAGGGCAATCGGTAATCGGTTGGAGGGAGTGGGTTTCACTACCTGATTTGGCGATTCGACACGTGAAAGCAAAGATTGACACGGGCGCCAGGTCGTCATGTTTGCACGCATTCAATATCGAGGCATTTACTCGTGGTGGGATTTCGATGGTCCGTTTCGAAGTTCATCCGAACCAGCGATCGGAATTGCCTGTTATCGCTTGTGAAGCCCCCATTCACGATATCCGCCGGGTACGCAGCAGTAGCGGGATTGCGACGAAACGATTTGTCATTTTAACGAAAGTTCATTGGCTTGACGCGACTTGGGAAGTCGACTTGACTTTGGCCGATCGATCATTAATGGGATTCCGCATGTTGATTGGACGTGAAGCGGTTCGCGGACGCGTGTTGGTAGACCCCAGCCAATCGTATATTGGCGGACGACCTCGAAAGAAAAAAAAGAAAAACTGA
- the bioA gene encoding adenosylmethionine--8-amino-7-oxononanoate transaminase produces the protein MSPQTAYPEKNVSRFDTLTGSAHWQGFTQMSEYEKLVIAEAEGCWLTTTSGDRVFDGVSSLWCNVHGHRHPKINAAIEEQLHRVAHITTLGMSADVTEKLAEKIVEITPGDLGHVFFSSDGSSSVEAALKMALQYWHQRQHPRPNKTQYLALSLAYHGDTTGAVSLGGIKYFHQLFAPIVFRPIRGPLPCSYRLPPGVTPETACDAYADEVEQLLKRHHETIAAVVMEPLVQGAAGMITHPHGFLSRVRKLCDDYDVLLICDEVATGFGRTGKLFACEHESVTPDILCLGKGLTGGYLPMAATVARPHLFEAFLAKTSESKQFFHGHTFGGNPLAAAAAIASIDLFEETNLIHALAAKTQQLRGEFTNLHQNQHVGDIRGRGMMVGIELVQDRDKKTPFDAAELVGARVCKRATDLGVWIRPLGDVVIVMPPLAATDEELEHVGKIVCQAIADVTEKG, from the coding sequence ATGTCTCCGCAAACCGCCTACCCCGAAAAGAATGTCTCACGATTCGACACACTGACCGGTTCAGCTCATTGGCAGGGCTTCACCCAAATGTCGGAGTACGAAAAATTGGTGATTGCCGAAGCGGAAGGGTGTTGGTTAACGACGACGTCAGGCGACCGAGTATTTGATGGCGTGTCGAGTTTGTGGTGCAACGTCCACGGGCACCGCCATCCCAAAATCAATGCTGCGATTGAAGAACAGTTGCACCGCGTCGCTCATATCACCACGTTGGGCATGTCCGCCGATGTGACCGAAAAATTGGCCGAGAAAATTGTCGAGATCACGCCCGGCGATCTGGGGCACGTCTTTTTTAGTAGTGATGGATCGTCGTCGGTCGAAGCGGCCTTGAAAATGGCACTCCAGTACTGGCATCAGCGACAGCATCCGAGGCCGAATAAAACTCAGTACTTGGCGCTGTCACTCGCCTATCATGGAGATACAACCGGTGCGGTTTCGCTCGGAGGCATTAAGTATTTTCATCAACTGTTCGCTCCGATTGTGTTTCGTCCGATTCGAGGGCCGTTGCCATGCAGTTATCGCTTGCCCCCCGGCGTGACACCCGAAACCGCTTGCGATGCCTATGCGGATGAAGTCGAGCAGCTGTTGAAACGGCATCACGAAACAATCGCCGCCGTTGTCATGGAGCCGCTCGTCCAAGGTGCGGCGGGAATGATCACGCATCCGCACGGCTTCTTGTCTCGAGTGAGAAAGCTCTGCGACGATTACGACGTGCTTTTGATTTGTGACGAGGTTGCGACTGGGTTTGGACGTACGGGAAAATTATTTGCTTGTGAGCATGAATCGGTAACGCCTGATATCTTGTGCTTAGGGAAGGGTTTAACGGGCGGCTATCTGCCGATGGCAGCGACGGTTGCCCGCCCTCATCTTTTTGAAGCCTTCTTGGCAAAGACTTCTGAATCGAAGCAGTTTTTTCATGGCCACACCTTTGGTGGCAACCCCTTAGCCGCCGCCGCCGCAATTGCATCGATCGACTTGTTCGAAGAAACCAATCTGATCCATGCTCTAGCAGCAAAGACGCAGCAACTTCGTGGCGAGTTTACGAATCTCCATCAGAATCAACACGTCGGTGATATTCGCGGACGCGGAATGATGGTCGGCATCGAACTCGTCCAAGACCGCGATAAGAAAACGCCGTTTGACGCCGCGGAATTAGTCGGAGCTAGAGTGTGCAAACGGGCAACCGACTTGGGCGTTTGGATTCGGCCGCTCGGTGATGTGGTGATCGTGATGCCGCCGTTGGCTGCAACCGACGAAGAATTAGAGCATGTGGGAAAGATCGTTTGTCAAGCGATTGCCGACGTGACGGAAAAGGGATAA
- a CDS encoding succinylglutamate desuccinylase/aspartoacylase family protein, translating to MAKREKATIDHWQGQEVPIGQSTDVKLAVSESYTGISLKIPIRIIRSQNEGPTVFITAALHGDELNGTGAIRQLLCDETLSLKCGNLILVPILNLLAFDRHSRYLPDRRDLNRCFPGSESGSLASRIASQIFSEIIGRSDYGIDLHTASVRRTNYPNVRADLRNPEAKRLAFSFGTEVILDASGPLGSLRREACHVGCPTIVLEGGEVWKVEPRIVETAVRGIKNVLVKLEMIDGEMDRPERQVVITRSQWIRADRGGFLQFHVHPGQIVETNQPLATNTDLLGREQSVLLAPYEGVVIGMTTLPAISPGEPVCHIGKFQKSTAGEELLESRSDSDNSLEERLVEHLASNVMVTEREPEGDSPAQP from the coding sequence ATGGCCAAACGTGAAAAAGCAACGATCGATCATTGGCAAGGACAAGAGGTTCCGATTGGGCAAAGTACCGATGTGAAGTTGGCCGTCAGCGAGAGCTATACCGGTATTTCACTGAAAATCCCAATCCGAATCATTCGCTCGCAAAACGAAGGACCGACCGTCTTTATCACCGCGGCATTGCATGGTGACGAACTAAACGGCACCGGCGCGATCCGGCAATTGCTTTGCGACGAAACGTTGTCGCTAAAGTGTGGCAATCTGATCCTGGTCCCCATTTTGAACCTATTGGCATTTGATCGCCATAGCCGCTATCTGCCCGATCGACGTGATTTGAATCGCTGCTTCCCCGGCTCTGAGTCAGGTTCGTTGGCATCTCGAATTGCTAGCCAGATATTTTCCGAGATCATTGGTCGTTCCGATTACGGCATCGATCTTCATACCGCGTCGGTACGACGGACCAACTATCCGAACGTGCGCGCCGACTTGAGAAACCCTGAAGCGAAACGGTTGGCGTTCAGCTTTGGCACCGAGGTGATCCTCGATGCTTCGGGACCGCTCGGCTCACTGCGCCGTGAAGCCTGTCATGTCGGTTGCCCGACAATCGTGCTCGAGGGTGGCGAAGTCTGGAAGGTCGAACCACGAATCGTCGAAACCGCCGTTCGAGGAATCAAGAACGTGCTGGTGAAACTGGAAATGATCGACGGCGAAATGGATCGACCCGAACGACAAGTTGTCATCACTCGGTCTCAATGGATTCGCGCCGATCGAGGTGGCTTTCTACAATTCCATGTGCACCCGGGGCAAATCGTCGAAACCAACCAACCGCTCGCAACCAATACCGATCTACTTGGACGCGAACAAAGTGTCTTGCTGGCACCCTATGAAGGGGTTGTGATAGGAATGACCACGCTGCCCGCGATTAGCCCCGGGGAACCGGTTTGTCACATCGGGAAATTCCAAAAATCGACCGCTGGAGAAGAATTGTTGGAATCACGTTCCGATTCCGACAATAGTCTCGAAGAACGATTGGTGGAACACTTGGCCTCCAACGTGATGGTTACCGAGCGAGAGCCGGAAGGCGACTCCCCCGCACAACCGTAG
- a CDS encoding sigma-70 family RNA polymerase sigma factor yields the protein MSDSISNNDPIDVSDPAIIAKYEPYLRMLARVQMRRALQAKVGASDIVQQTMMQAVQAIDQFRGSSDAEFRGWLRQILARCLSHLDRDMHRDKRDVRREQSIEQRLAKSSMRLEGILAGDVPTPSQNVALGENLLQIAAAIERLPETQRDAVRMHYLEGLKLSEVAASLDKSTGAVAGLLHRGMKSLREQLHA from the coding sequence ATGAGCGATTCAATTTCCAACAACGATCCAATTGACGTTAGCGATCCCGCAATCATTGCCAAATATGAACCCTATCTACGAATGTTGGCTCGCGTTCAAATGCGACGAGCCTTGCAAGCCAAAGTCGGGGCTTCCGATATTGTCCAGCAAACCATGATGCAGGCGGTCCAAGCCATTGACCAGTTTCGCGGATCAAGTGATGCGGAATTCCGAGGCTGGCTGAGACAGATATTGGCCAGATGTCTTTCCCATCTTGATCGCGATATGCATCGCGACAAACGAGACGTTCGCAGAGAACAGTCGATCGAGCAGCGATTGGCGAAGTCATCGATGCGTCTCGAAGGGATTCTGGCTGGGGATGTTCCAACGCCGAGTCAAAATGTCGCACTCGGTGAAAATCTTCTGCAAATCGCAGCCGCGATCGAGCGGCTGCCCGAGACACAGCGCGATGCTGTTCGAATGCACTATCTCGAAGGTTTGAAACTCAGCGAAGTTGCCGCTTCGCTTGACAAATCAACCGGTGCGGTCGCCGGATTGCTACACCGTGGCATGAAGTCGCTCCGCGAGCAACTTCATGCCTGA
- a CDS encoding superoxide dismutase, with amino-acid sequence MSKKDIFTQDKATMNNFFTRRGFLATSSAIAASASFGLSTEKTAVGQEALGTSAPFSLPPLPYAYDALNPVIDTETMTIHHTKHHQGYVNKLNAAVESDPTLSKMTLDQLLSNLDQLPESARTSVRNNGGGHANHSLFWTIMKPSADESKPSGALAEAIDSAFGSFDNFKTAFSTAGATQFGSGWAWLAKDGEGLKVLSTPNQDSPLSMGMTPLLGLDVWEHAYYLKYQNRRTEYIEAFWKLVNWDQVAAYMNKA; translated from the coding sequence ATGTCCAAAAAAGACATTTTCACACAAGATAAGGCAACGATGAACAACTTCTTTACTCGCCGCGGTTTTTTGGCGACCTCGTCGGCGATCGCCGCCAGTGCTTCGTTCGGATTATCGACCGAGAAAACAGCGGTAGGTCAGGAAGCGCTTGGCACGAGTGCTCCGTTTTCGCTCCCCCCATTGCCGTATGCTTACGATGCTCTCAATCCGGTCATCGACACCGAAACGATGACGATTCACCATACCAAGCATCATCAAGGTTACGTTAACAAATTGAATGCAGCCGTCGAATCGGACCCGACTTTGTCGAAGATGACCCTTGATCAGCTTTTATCCAATTTGGACCAATTACCCGAATCGGCTCGTACATCGGTCCGGAACAACGGCGGTGGGCATGCAAACCACTCTCTATTTTGGACGATCATGAAACCATCCGCGGACGAATCAAAGCCGAGTGGTGCATTAGCGGAAGCAATCGATTCGGCGTTCGGCTCGTTCGATAACTTCAAGACAGCGTTTAGCACCGCCGGGGCAACTCAGTTCGGTAGCGGTTGGGCTTGGTTGGCCAAAGACGGCGAGGGATTGAAAGTGCTTAGCACTCCCAACCAAGATAGCCCCCTCTCGATGGGCATGACTCCCCTTTTGGGATTGGATGTGTGGGAGCATGCTTACTATTTGAAGTACCAAAACCGTCGCACTGAATACATCGAAGCGTTTTGGAAGTTGGTCAATTGGGACCAAGTCGCAGCGTACATGAATAAGGCTTAA
- a CDS encoding vWA domain-containing protein: protein MVDNPLTTAAVAALVVVAVVSMAEWLQLRRIERVARLAFGPTRRPAAWARVVPLLRVLSMGMMAWGSMILLLLPSSFADLEPAPEASKHVLVCLDSSPSMFLKDAGVRKIDSNQQQQRIVRGGEVMQAVLDRLDAENTRITVFGVYTRAVPIVEQTFDKAVVQNLFDGLPVFSAFEPGPTQLSTSIAEAIDYARQWPAGSTLLVVLSDGDSTDKTPIRAIPPSISDCLVIGLGQTAQAITIAGHPSRQDSQSLRELASQLRGTYFDANTRHLPSELLSRLSIIQPRVSDRVGLREAAVVAFCFGALLLAMLLPALSLWGLSKSSRHPSHGRVEFPGEAI, encoded by the coding sequence ATGGTAGACAATCCCTTAACGACCGCAGCGGTAGCCGCATTGGTCGTTGTCGCTGTCGTCTCGATGGCTGAATGGTTGCAGTTGCGGCGGATCGAACGTGTGGCACGATTGGCATTCGGGCCAACACGGCGTCCTGCTGCCTGGGCTCGTGTTGTGCCACTCTTGCGAGTCCTGTCGATGGGAATGATGGCTTGGGGATCGATGATTCTGTTGCTGCTGCCTTCAAGCTTTGCGGATCTCGAACCAGCACCGGAGGCCTCCAAACATGTATTGGTTTGCCTGGACTCCTCACCGAGCATGTTTCTAAAGGATGCGGGGGTGCGAAAAATCGATTCGAATCAACAGCAGCAGCGTATTGTGCGCGGTGGTGAAGTCATGCAAGCGGTACTGGATCGTTTGGACGCCGAAAACACACGCATTACGGTATTCGGCGTCTACACAAGAGCCGTTCCAATTGTCGAGCAGACCTTCGACAAAGCGGTCGTGCAGAATTTGTTTGATGGTTTGCCGGTGTTTAGCGCTTTTGAACCGGGGCCTACCCAGCTATCGACGAGTATTGCCGAGGCGATCGACTATGCCCGCCAATGGCCTGCCGGCTCGACGTTGTTGGTCGTGCTTAGCGATGGCGACAGTACCGATAAGACCCCCATTCGTGCGATCCCACCATCCATTTCCGATTGCTTGGTGATTGGTCTTGGTCAAACCGCCCAGGCCATAACGATTGCGGGGCATCCGTCACGACAGGATTCGCAGTCGCTGCGGGAGTTGGCCAGCCAACTGAGAGGAACCTACTTTGATGCCAATACTCGACATTTGCCAAGTGAATTATTGAGTCGGTTGTCGATCATCCAACCACGAGTGTCCGATCGTGTGGGGCTCCGTGAAGCGGCGGTTGTCGCGTTTTGTTTCGGAGCTCTGTTGTTAGCGATGTTGTTGCCAGCACTCTCTTTGTGGGGTTTGTCAAAATCCAGTCGCCATCCGAGTCATGGACGAGTCGAATTTCCAGGAGAGGCAATTTAA
- a CDS encoding FAD-dependent oxidoreductase, which produces MLTSQLVSWFGDEVIDWRRLNVYHVPSGLPKLSLDPVEQEKRKAASWKLTLHPNVWVCGDHCETASTQGAMHSGLRVAEKIQESVSRT; this is translated from the coding sequence ATGTTGACATCACAATTGGTTTCTTGGTTTGGCGACGAGGTTATCGATTGGCGGCGTCTAAACGTTTATCATGTTCCTTCTGGGTTACCGAAGTTATCGCTTGATCCGGTTGAGCAAGAGAAGCGGAAAGCCGCAAGCTGGAAGCTAACGCTGCATCCGAATGTTTGGGTGTGTGGGGACCATTGTGAAACGGCTAGCACCCAAGGGGCGATGCATAGCGGTTTGAGGGTGGCCGAGAAAATTCAAGAATCAGTATCTCGTACTTAG